Proteins encoded in a region of the Mariprofundus ferrinatatus genome:
- a CDS encoding B12-binding domain-containing radical SAM protein — MEEMLDGKARDVPIYISYPLGVMTLAAWCKQELPHHDLQILDLMMELHKAVKRDRIHGTTIEEFISMKLDAVGCAPDFIGLSLNFSNGHSITLKVAEMCKARWPETKIIVGGMHATTFSSHIIVNDSIDFLIRGPGDLSFPQLLTCLENGDDISSVPGIVTGLHNIMNMGQVLYDLDRIPRYPYELLDMDYLMAHESTAPIKKEGARIATIFMSRGCPYPCTYCSASKVHGKKIYFNSIAYMMREIEYLINEYGVNQINIVDDLFGSNKEYFFDFFKEVKRKELKFDLSVPAGLAVSVFNEEMIDTLVDHGLEAVTIPLESGSKYVQQKIIKKRVDIEKALRLLDFTRSRGVFTGVNIVIGSPGETRELMDETFEFLRTAPVDWITFFIAYPYPGTTMTDVLIEKGEISEEKLIEVWDSSTQGFRERPFDTEEISGKELFELVYDYNIKLNFFHNYNIEHGHYDTIVPKLDKIVNNHPWHIVAVACIAKCYHELGMDDLAQEYVNRIPKLVATESLSKQMFETYRQNIEGMIESFAVLPSWSSH, encoded by the coding sequence ATGGAAGAGATGCTCGATGGCAAGGCGAGAGATGTTCCGATATATATATCCTATCCACTCGGGGTGATGACACTTGCCGCGTGGTGCAAACAGGAGTTGCCGCATCACGATCTGCAGATCCTCGATCTGATGATGGAGCTTCATAAAGCGGTAAAGCGTGATCGGATTCATGGCACAACCATTGAAGAGTTTATCTCGATGAAACTGGATGCGGTTGGCTGTGCTCCCGACTTTATTGGATTGTCCTTGAACTTCTCCAATGGTCATTCGATCACATTGAAAGTTGCTGAAATGTGCAAAGCGAGGTGGCCAGAAACGAAAATTATTGTTGGCGGCATGCATGCTACGACGTTTAGTTCACACATCATTGTTAATGACAGTATCGACTTTCTGATCAGAGGTCCGGGAGACCTCTCATTCCCTCAATTGCTGACATGTCTTGAAAATGGTGATGATATCAGTTCCGTTCCAGGAATAGTGACCGGTTTGCACAATATCATGAATATGGGACAGGTCCTCTACGATCTGGACCGGATTCCGAGATACCCGTACGAATTGCTCGATATGGATTATTTGATGGCGCATGAGTCCACCGCTCCGATCAAAAAGGAAGGGGCCAGAATTGCTACAATATTTATGTCCCGGGGTTGTCCGTATCCCTGCACCTACTGCTCTGCAAGCAAGGTTCACGGCAAGAAAATTTATTTTAATAGCATCGCATACATGATGAGAGAAATTGAATATCTGATCAACGAATATGGCGTGAACCAGATTAATATTGTGGACGATCTCTTTGGTTCGAATAAAGAATATTTCTTCGACTTTTTCAAAGAAGTGAAAAGAAAGGAGCTAAAGTTTGATTTGAGTGTGCCCGCAGGATTGGCGGTCTCCGTGTTCAATGAAGAGATGATCGACACTCTTGTCGATCACGGGTTGGAAGCAGTGACGATTCCACTTGAGTCGGGCTCGAAATATGTTCAGCAAAAGATTATAAAAAAACGGGTAGATATCGAAAAGGCATTGAGACTCCTTGATTTCACCCGTAGTCGCGGCGTCTTTACCGGGGTGAATATTGTCATTGGATCGCCGGGAGAAACGCGAGAGTTGATGGATGAGACATTTGAGTTTTTGAGGACGGCGCCTGTAGACTGGATTACCTTCTTTATTGCATACCCGTATCCAGGAACGACGATGACGGATGTGTTGATTGAAAAAGGAGAGATTTCTGAGGAGAAGTTAATCGAGGTCTGGGATAGCTCGACTCAGGGGTTCAGGGAGCGGCCTTTCGATACCGAAGAGATTTCGGGCAAAGAACTTTTTGAACTTGTGTATGATTACAATATCAAACTGAATTTCTTCCATAACTATAATATCGAGCATGGCCACTACGATACAATTGTTCCCAAGCTGGATAAGATAGTGAACAACCATCCATGGCATATCGTTGCCGTTGCTTGTATTGCAAAATGTTATCACGAACTGGGTATGGATGATTTAGCCCAGGAATACGTAAACAGGATTCCCAAGCTTGTAGCGACAGAATCATTGTCAAAACAGATGTTCGAGACATACAGGCAGAACATTGAAGGGATGATCGAATCGTTCGCCGTCCTGCCATCGTGGAGTAGCCATTGA
- a CDS encoding FkbM family methyltransferase: MDFANCYLQLRRAGSPEELWQVCDSMAMQHPLFVKNDPDSLLVHSENIVLYGAGRFALSVINAWKARYGIAPAYCVDSNEEKWGGEIAGIPVCSPDSLFSDQHAPLVVIAAMITSGIQDMLDAQGFSYLFAEQDGSVGYFSGHWLYRNRGKFSELFHLLADSASRKILMDVAKARMFQQFHFSMPGNVLLANSACYPQYFQKDIFSFSEGELLIDCGSFDGDTLLSYFSFMQDSGIGAFSAIGFDVDKVNIAGAIQSLNKYGFEDVEVIHSAVGNTVGRSKGSDFHNCRDQAVEGDVPSISLDDFLVNSCPTMIKMDIEGAELDALDGAREVIKRCKPKLAVCIYHQTSHLLDIPLFIHDHFSFYDLFIRHHAAGSLWETVCYAVPASMKTKEINYG, encoded by the coding sequence ATGGATTTTGCTAACTGCTATTTACAGCTTCGGAGAGCCGGCAGTCCGGAAGAGCTATGGCAAGTGTGTGATAGTATGGCCATGCAGCATCCGTTGTTCGTAAAGAACGACCCTGATTCATTGCTCGTTCATTCGGAAAATATCGTTCTTTATGGCGCGGGTCGTTTTGCCCTAAGTGTTATCAATGCCTGGAAAGCGCGCTATGGAATAGCGCCTGCCTATTGCGTCGATAGCAATGAGGAAAAGTGGGGTGGTGAGATTGCAGGTATTCCGGTTTGCAGCCCTGACAGTCTGTTCTCCGATCAACATGCTCCGCTTGTAGTGATTGCTGCGATGATTACCTCTGGAATCCAGGATATGCTTGATGCCCAAGGGTTTTCCTATCTATTTGCAGAACAGGATGGTTCTGTCGGGTATTTTTCCGGTCACTGGCTGTATCGGAACAGGGGCAAGTTTTCTGAATTGTTTCATCTGCTCGCAGACAGTGCATCACGTAAGATCTTAATGGATGTCGCAAAGGCCCGCATGTTCCAGCAATTTCATTTCTCAATGCCAGGAAACGTGTTGCTGGCGAACTCCGCCTGCTATCCGCAATACTTCCAGAAAGATATATTCAGCTTTTCAGAAGGGGAGTTGTTGATTGATTGCGGCAGTTTTGATGGCGATACTCTGCTTTCCTATTTTTCCTTCATGCAGGATTCCGGAATAGGGGCATTTAGCGCCATCGGCTTTGATGTTGATAAGGTGAATATCGCCGGGGCGATTCAATCGTTGAATAAATACGGGTTTGAGGATGTGGAGGTTATTCACTCTGCAGTCGGTAACACAGTGGGTCGATCCAAAGGTTCGGATTTTCATAACTGTAGGGATCAGGCTGTCGAAGGAGACGTTCCATCAATAAGCCTGGATGATTTCCTCGTAAATAGTTGCCCGACAATGATCAAAATGGATATCGAAGGCGCTGAACTGGATGCATTGGATGGGGCGAGGGAGGTCATCAAACGATGCAAGCCGAAATTGGCGGTTTGTATTTACCATCAGACTAGCCACTTGTTGGATATCCCTTTATTCATTCACGATCATTTTTCTTTTTATGATCTATTCATCAGGCATCATGCAGCTGGTTCGTTGTGGGAAACTGTCTGTTATGCAGTTCCGGCTTCTATGAAAACAAAGGAGATTAATTATGGATGA
- a CDS encoding B12-binding domain-containing radical SAM protein, whose translation MPKQVNVLFVIPPYFNLDDFISKDRTNVLPAFTMPYGVLSLDAYIKARCEASVETAILDLNVPLAQILGQPGVSQDQVLAMLNNEVAKALTCFQADIVGVSALFNSSFRYIEDIATVVKQALPNVLVTAGGGLPSAAFDRMLGYCPSIDAVCKGEGEIPLADLIDTDDRSALLESHQSWITRSGLAVGKQPGHTFVQNLDDIPPLDYRTIDLNHYNSRSIDKRYIGMKKREMAIHTSRGCPFLCVFCSNPSLHGRAVRTMSVDRVEAEVKRMRDEFGLTVLMIEDDHFFHDKERAKDVLRRLIDLDIRIEFPNGVAVYAIDDEVAELFAKAGVSTVALAVESGSDYVLDHLIKKPLKKKLIKPAVEALRRHGVQSHVFIVIGLPGEMDEHRQETLEMMIDSGFDWAHIYCAIPIFGSRLYDICADNGYIENSNPLDFINTKSVIRAPGVDPDAIADIAYHMNLVANFVENHNMKIENYSTAIKYFKNVCEKYPDHAFGQYFLGMACKLSGMDLASADKCMKKFNEIVASDEWWRSKAVKYGLLKSPVEG comes from the coding sequence ATGCCAAAGCAAGTAAATGTCCTATTTGTCATTCCGCCCTATTTCAATCTGGATGATTTTATCAGCAAGGATCGTACAAATGTTCTGCCTGCTTTTACCATGCCCTATGGCGTGTTATCGCTGGATGCCTATATCAAAGCGCGTTGCGAAGCATCAGTTGAAACCGCGATTCTTGATCTGAATGTGCCTCTGGCACAGATACTCGGGCAGCCAGGAGTAAGTCAGGATCAGGTATTGGCGATGCTGAATAATGAAGTGGCGAAGGCTTTAACTTGTTTTCAAGCCGATATCGTAGGGGTGTCAGCACTGTTCAACTCCTCCTTTCGCTATATCGAGGATATAGCCACTGTGGTAAAACAGGCGTTACCGAATGTCTTGGTGACAGCTGGAGGAGGACTGCCTTCCGCCGCATTCGATCGCATGTTGGGCTATTGCCCTTCGATCGATGCGGTTTGCAAGGGTGAGGGAGAGATCCCGCTAGCCGATTTAATTGATACTGATGACCGCAGTGCACTGCTGGAATCGCACCAATCTTGGATTACCCGTAGCGGCCTAGCTGTTGGTAAACAGCCGGGTCATACCTTTGTGCAGAATCTTGATGATATTCCACCGCTTGATTACCGGACGATCGATCTCAACCACTACAACTCCCGCTCAATCGATAAGCGCTATATCGGCATGAAGAAGCGGGAGATGGCGATCCATACCTCTCGCGGTTGCCCGTTTCTCTGTGTCTTCTGCTCTAATCCATCGCTGCACGGGCGGGCGGTGCGCACAATGTCAGTTGATCGTGTGGAGGCGGAGGTCAAACGCATGCGCGACGAGTTCGGGCTGACTGTGTTGATGATCGAGGATGACCACTTCTTTCATGATAAGGAACGCGCCAAGGATGTTCTGCGGCGCTTGATTGACCTCGATATTCGAATCGAGTTCCCCAATGGGGTGGCAGTCTATGCCATCGACGATGAGGTGGCCGAACTGTTTGCTAAAGCCGGGGTTTCAACCGTGGCATTAGCCGTAGAGTCAGGTTCCGATTATGTGCTCGATCACCTGATTAAGAAGCCGTTGAAGAAGAAGCTGATTAAGCCAGCTGTGGAGGCCCTTCGCAGGCATGGCGTGCAGAGCCATGTCTTTATTGTGATTGGTTTGCCTGGCGAGATGGATGAGCATCGGCAGGAGACGCTCGAGATGATGATTGACAGCGGTTTCGATTGGGCACATATCTATTGTGCAATTCCGATCTTCGGTAGCAGACTCTACGATATCTGTGCTGATAACGGCTACATCGAGAACAGCAACCCACTCGATTTTATCAATACCAAATCGGTGATTAGGGCGCCTGGCGTTGACCCGGATGCAATTGCCGATATCGCCTATCATATGAACTTGGTCGCGAACTTCGTTGAAAATCACAATATGAAAATTGAGAATTACTCTACCGCGATTAAGTACTTCAAGAATGTTTGTGAGAAATATCCAGATCACGCATTTGGCCAATATTTTCTGGGGATGGCCTGTAAATTGTCCGGTATGGATTTGGCCTCTGCAGACAAGTGTATGAAAAAGTTCAACGAGATTGTTGCCAGTGATGAGTGGTGGAGGTCCAAGGCTGTGAAATATGGTTTGCTTAAGTCGCCGGTAGAGGGGTAA
- a CDS encoding glycosyltransferase has translation MTKTNSLSALKLTKKIRKYMESGDINNAELVCDNALPKNKEDPDFLFQVGYVYYVRKRYSEAAEALRKVLQVRPRDPSARLTLWGVYRDAEDFDQMLTLAHEFARAPLSADELLLAFRSYLAVLDWKRAEKIQAQVIELLHHGKMTPTLASAVFIELCTIPSLSSEIVYNIHRNWGDNLVGSVQPFYTSNTPAPSVNERLKIAYVSADFNAHPVGMFMHQLIRLHDKTKFEVYCYAHIEKEDSMTRYFRTHAEHFIDITDLNDGQLAKHIHTDGVHILIDLGGFTSNSRVGSLAYKPAPVQISYLGYPNTTGLPTVDYRITDRFAECDEGTRYVEKLLYMPQSFLCYSAQLAPPPANGAPVERNGFITFGSLNHLRKLTPQTIEAWSRILNRVPGSKFVMKARSVESGGAIILDNILREFASHGIEAERILFLPYVDSHKEHMLQYNEIDIVLDTFPYNGTTTTCDSLIMGAPVVTIIGKTHAQRVSYSILKNIGYEETITDSVDSYVEKAVQLAGQPENLSMLRKVLPALFKHSSLHQPDQFTRQMEDLFLQAWQEKMGEAAFTKAVAATMNDDISIMVPQDLNEITTYVLSEQGDWYEDELRFLRLITKPGMRVLDLSPEYGCFCLSLAKQVGEAGKVLALQSDASKRKLLEESTRLNEFDWLQIESGNNMSAVLQGGIDIIIHPSGGVDSISHKLDIPADSSPVVMLHGIDKGGINTSLIMHMQQLGYIPYRLLPGLNTLIAITEDYSPGSWHQQLFFCKPERADALASEGFLIQQELESIELPDDQSYWINAIEHRPFADGLLPRWIEQVKAQQVSKEWELVQAALCAYAMANQSDTTTEQRYAFLSASLNILLNTEGLLSNTARLSTVVRIASELGNYNAAKQASEMVAEGIKTLQEFTASEPFLPMSKKHDSETVHNNLAEWMLAQALAQAELLINPTSFSSSLEHLTQLNAELSNLGLPNEELKYREKLLAAKNAGEFKSFETLRAPRFSIIIPTRERHDTLQSAIESALNQQEFDDYEIIVMDNLSSEDTYNVVSSFSDDKIKYFRSSERLPMNENWELGFSHSQGEYVFFLGDDDAIMPDALVIADALIRKYQSDIVTWRKAVYWWSNSIVPFQRGRLHASLREKSISLMNSREMLKKYCAHKIVYDDLPGLYNSFVHRKIIDKIKSMHGRYFITQNPDASSAILNAYFSDQYCYTDRALSLSGNSKNSAGSSYMWSHLLNKDQKEKLTQWNAELPQQIEFTQNGCKRTIDYGKFCKEQITDSTMLPVLMARELLVNKEIFFPDDAEINFDPPALLNAMAGSININPHRYEQTLTEIKELAKIHSLSIDFSKIPEKIAFDHAPLQGFNPNSMMISINCAQCGIETAAHAAKALQSIWTDWHAWLAEINR, from the coding sequence ATGACCAAAACCAACTCATTGTCCGCACTGAAGCTGACGAAAAAAATTCGCAAATACATGGAGAGTGGTGACATCAACAATGCAGAACTGGTCTGTGATAATGCACTCCCCAAAAACAAAGAAGACCCTGACTTTCTATTCCAAGTTGGATACGTGTACTATGTTCGCAAGCGTTATAGCGAAGCTGCAGAGGCTCTCAGAAAAGTTCTACAAGTGCGGCCTCGGGATCCTAGTGCGCGCCTGACATTGTGGGGCGTCTATAGAGATGCAGAGGATTTCGATCAGATGCTAACACTTGCCCATGAGTTTGCCCGTGCTCCCCTGAGTGCCGATGAACTGCTTCTGGCTTTCAGGAGCTATCTTGCTGTCTTAGATTGGAAGCGTGCGGAAAAAATACAAGCCCAGGTCATCGAGCTTCTTCATCATGGTAAAATGACCCCCACGCTAGCTTCAGCCGTGTTCATTGAATTATGCACTATCCCAAGTCTATCGTCAGAAATAGTATATAATATCCATAGGAACTGGGGAGACAACCTGGTTGGAAGCGTGCAGCCGTTCTACACCTCTAACACCCCTGCACCTTCAGTCAACGAACGCTTAAAAATTGCATACGTATCAGCTGATTTTAATGCACATCCTGTTGGCATGTTTATGCATCAGCTCATTCGCCTGCACGACAAAACAAAGTTTGAGGTCTATTGCTACGCCCATATAGAAAAAGAAGATTCAATGACTAGATATTTCCGTACACATGCTGAGCATTTCATCGATATCACAGACCTAAACGATGGGCAATTGGCAAAGCATATTCATACTGACGGAGTCCATATTCTTATTGATCTAGGTGGGTTCACGAGCAACTCGAGGGTGGGTTCCCTGGCTTACAAACCGGCCCCGGTACAGATCTCCTACCTTGGTTATCCAAATACAACTGGCCTGCCGACAGTTGACTATCGTATTACAGACAGATTTGCAGAGTGTGATGAGGGAACACGATATGTGGAAAAACTTCTCTACATGCCACAAAGCTTTCTCTGCTACAGCGCACAACTGGCTCCACCACCAGCCAATGGTGCTCCTGTTGAACGTAATGGTTTTATTACCTTCGGTTCTCTAAATCATTTAAGAAAATTGACACCTCAGACCATTGAGGCTTGGAGCAGAATCCTGAACCGTGTTCCCGGTTCAAAGTTCGTAATGAAAGCAAGAAGTGTCGAGTCCGGAGGTGCTATCATCCTGGACAATATCTTGCGTGAGTTCGCGAGCCACGGCATTGAAGCGGAACGCATTTTGTTCCTTCCATATGTGGATAGCCACAAGGAACACATGCTACAGTACAATGAGATCGACATTGTACTTGATACCTTCCCCTACAACGGCACGACGACCACCTGCGACTCCCTGATTATGGGCGCACCTGTTGTAACAATCATCGGCAAAACACATGCACAGCGCGTCTCCTACTCTATTCTGAAAAACATCGGCTATGAGGAGACGATTACCGACAGTGTAGACTCCTATGTTGAAAAGGCCGTACAGTTAGCGGGGCAACCGGAAAATCTTTCCATGCTGAGGAAAGTTTTACCTGCCCTGTTCAAGCACTCCAGCCTTCATCAGCCGGATCAGTTTACCCGGCAGATGGAAGACCTTTTTCTACAGGCCTGGCAGGAGAAAATGGGGGAGGCGGCCTTTACGAAGGCGGTCGCAGCCACCATGAACGATGATATTTCTATCATGGTGCCTCAGGACCTTAACGAGATAACAACGTATGTACTATCTGAGCAGGGTGATTGGTATGAAGATGAATTGCGCTTTTTGCGCCTGATCACCAAGCCGGGTATGCGAGTACTGGACTTAAGTCCGGAGTATGGCTGTTTCTGCTTAAGCCTGGCGAAACAGGTAGGGGAAGCAGGCAAAGTACTGGCGCTGCAGAGCGATGCCAGTAAGCGTAAACTCCTGGAAGAGAGCACAAGACTAAATGAATTTGATTGGCTGCAAATCGAAAGCGGCAACAACATGTCTGCCGTCTTGCAGGGCGGCATCGATATCATCATTCACCCATCAGGTGGGGTCGATTCTATATCTCACAAGCTGGATATCCCGGCTGACAGCTCTCCGGTTGTGATGCTCCATGGCATCGACAAGGGGGGCATTAACACCTCCCTTATCATGCATATGCAACAACTTGGATATATTCCCTATCGCCTGCTGCCAGGGTTGAACACTCTAATAGCTATAACGGAGGATTATTCACCTGGGTCGTGGCATCAACAGCTGTTTTTCTGTAAGCCGGAGAGAGCTGATGCGCTTGCCTCGGAAGGGTTCCTGATCCAACAGGAGCTGGAATCAATTGAGTTGCCTGATGACCAGTCATACTGGATCAACGCCATCGAACACCGCCCTTTCGCCGACGGGCTATTACCTCGCTGGATAGAGCAGGTTAAGGCGCAACAGGTTTCTAAAGAGTGGGAGTTGGTGCAAGCCGCATTATGCGCCTACGCCATGGCAAACCAAAGTGATACCACGACAGAGCAACGCTATGCCTTTCTGTCAGCATCCCTGAACATTCTGCTGAATACGGAAGGGCTCCTATCCAACACGGCACGTTTATCCACCGTTGTACGTATTGCCTCTGAACTAGGAAATTATAATGCCGCCAAGCAGGCATCAGAGATGGTCGCAGAAGGCATAAAAACCCTCCAAGAATTCACGGCCAGTGAGCCTTTCCTGCCAATGTCGAAGAAACACGACAGTGAGACTGTGCACAACAACCTTGCCGAATGGATGCTGGCCCAAGCACTCGCGCAAGCAGAGTTGTTAATAAACCCAACATCGTTCTCTTCGAGCCTCGAACACCTGACTCAGCTTAATGCTGAGCTTTCCAATCTAGGGCTCCCGAACGAAGAGTTAAAATATAGAGAGAAACTTCTGGCCGCCAAGAATGCGGGTGAGTTCAAAAGCTTTGAGACCCTGAGAGCACCGAGGTTTTCCATTATCATTCCTACTAGGGAACGCCACGACACGTTGCAGTCAGCGATTGAGAGTGCGTTGAATCAGCAGGAGTTCGATGATTATGAGATCATCGTCATGGACAACCTCAGTTCAGAGGATACCTATAATGTAGTTTCCTCCTTCAGCGATGATAAAATCAAGTACTTCCGCTCATCGGAAAGGTTACCGATGAATGAGAACTGGGAGCTAGGATTTAGTCATAGCCAAGGCGAATATGTATTTTTTCTCGGCGACGATGATGCCATCATGCCGGATGCTCTCGTCATTGCAGATGCATTAATCAGAAAATATCAAAGTGACATTGTGACATGGAGAAAAGCAGTCTATTGGTGGTCTAACTCTATCGTCCCCTTCCAGCGGGGAAGGCTTCACGCCTCTCTGAGAGAGAAAAGCATCAGCCTGATGAACTCTAGGGAGATGCTAAAGAAGTACTGTGCTCACAAAATTGTCTATGATGACCTCCCTGGCCTCTACAACTCTTTCGTACATCGAAAGATAATTGACAAGATAAAATCGATGCATGGGCGCTATTTTATAACCCAGAACCCAGATGCATCCTCAGCAATTCTAAATGCATATTTTTCAGACCAATACTGCTACACCGATAGAGCCCTATCTCTATCTGGCAACTCCAAAAACAGTGCTGGGTCTAGCTATATGTGGTCGCATTTGCTGAATAAAGACCAAAAAGAAAAATTAACGCAATGGAATGCAGAACTTCCCCAGCAGATAGAGTTTACGCAAAATGGCTGCAAACGAACCATCGACTATGGAAAATTCTGTAAAGAACAGATAACAGACTCAACAATGCTGCCTGTGCTAATGGCGAGAGAATTGCTTGTGAATAAAGAAATATTCTTTCCAGATGACGCAGAGATCAACTTCGATCCCCCTGCCCTTTTGAATGCCATGGCTGGGAGCATAAATATAAATCCTCATAGATATGAACAAACTCTCACGGAGATAAAGGAACTAGCAAAAATTCATAGCCTAAGCATCGACTTCTCTAAGATTCCAGAAAAGATTGCTTTCGATCACGCTCCACTTCAGGGGTTCAACCCCAATTCAATGATGATAAGTATCAACTGTGCTCAGTGCGGCATTGAGACCGCTGCACATGCAGCCAAAGCATTGCAAAGCATCTGGACCGATTGGCATGCTTGGCTTGCAGAAATCAATCGATAA
- a CDS encoding cephalosporin hydroxylase family protein, giving the protein MDENRKFELFVQNNVKKIGEDLSFMNLSNNWIREAGGHQYAYNFSWLGRPIIQIPQDIYAVQELVWRVKPDLIIETGIAHGGSLIMSASMLALLDYCDAVEAGTVLDPKVVGRKVVGVDIDIRAHNRKAIEAHPMAHKIEMIQGSSIDPEVVTQVKNLASKYKRIMVFLDSNHTHEHVLAELEAYAELTTVGSYCVVWDSGLEDMPEDFVIDRPWGKGNNPKTALLEYLDRCERRGGNIRFEIDKQIEHKIVLSASWDGFLKRID; this is encoded by the coding sequence ATGGATGAGAACAGGAAGTTCGAGCTATTTGTGCAGAATAATGTCAAGAAAATAGGGGAAGACCTATCTTTTATGAATCTCTCAAATAACTGGATTCGAGAAGCGGGTGGGCACCAATATGCATATAATTTTAGTTGGCTCGGACGTCCTATTATTCAGATCCCTCAGGATATTTACGCTGTTCAGGAGCTGGTTTGGCGAGTAAAACCTGATCTTATCATTGAAACGGGAATTGCCCATGGTGGCTCATTGATCATGAGCGCTTCGATGCTGGCTTTATTGGACTACTGTGATGCTGTGGAAGCTGGAACAGTACTTGATCCGAAAGTGGTTGGGCGCAAGGTGGTGGGTGTCGATATTGATATTCGGGCACATAATCGTAAGGCTATTGAAGCACATCCAATGGCACATAAAATTGAAATGATCCAGGGTTCTTCTATCGACCCTGAAGTGGTGACCCAAGTCAAGAATCTGGCCTCGAAATATAAACGGATCATGGTGTTTCTGGATTCAAACCATACCCATGAGCACGTGTTGGCAGAATTAGAGGCTTATGCGGAGCTGACAACTGTAGGAAGCTATTGTGTAGTCTGGGACTCAGGGCTGGAGGATATGCCGGAGGATTTCGTGATCGACCGCCCATGGGGTAAGGGTAATAACCCAAAGACTGCGTTGCTTGAATACCTTGACCGTTGTGAACGCCGGGGGGGTAACATCCGTTTTGAAATCGACAAGCAGATCGAGCACAAAATTGTCTTATCGGCATCGTGGGACGGTTTTCTAAAACGAATTGATTAA